The sequence gatgaaaaaaaaaaacacaaaggtcaTGGAAGcagacaaaagtaataaaaagaaaaacataaggaaagtcaactaatgaaaatcagtcattgatTTTGAATTTACGTTCAccgtaattaaataaataaactaatgaaactggccttgtcATAAAGGATGGTACTCTTAACTtgatattttgttgcacaaacgTTTGAGTCAATCAATGCAACccagtgatttctgtaactctctctgagacttctccacctgtccacaggtatgtTTGGCCACTCCTCaggaacaaactgctccatctgtctcaggtttgaagggttccttctccaggctgcaggtttcagctccttcctcagACATTCAACAGGATTTGGATCAGGGCTCAGAGGTCACTTCAGAACAGTCCAGAGttttgttctgagccattcttggtgcctttagctgtgtgttttgggtcattatcttgttggaggacccatgagaCCAAGCTGTCTGACGCTGGGCAGCACGTTTggctccagaatgtcttgatagtcttcagatttcattggaccctgaacagattcaggactcCCTGaatcagatgcagcaaagcagccccagaacagaaccgagcctcctccatgtttctctgtgggtacagggttcttttctttggatGTTTCATCTTTGGGTcagtaaacacagagctgatgggacttgttgccacaaagctccagttttgtctcatctgtctaagggacattctcccagaagctttgtggcttctcAATATGTGTcttggcaaattccagtcttGCTTTTTTATGGTTTGATGTCCTCTTCTGTCCTCTTCCATGAAGTCCACTTTGACTCCTACAATGATGGATTGTcaaatctgacactgatgaacaAAAAAGGTGAGTGATAGCTGGAGGTTCTGACCGTGTTCTGTGTCTTCACAGTTCTCGTTCGAATTGCCCGGCGAGCGCCCATATTTACACACGCCGAGTCTGAACACGCGCTTCAGCGTTTATTGAAGAGACCAGCGCCCCGCTGGGGATGGATGCCCTCGCGAATGGATGGCCGGCTGGTCTGCTGTATGCCTTTCCCCCATTTCCACTGCTTCTGCCCACTCTCCACCGAGGGAGGTCAGGGACCATGAGAGTCCTCTTGGTGGCCCCCGAGTGGCCCATGAGGGTCTGGTTtccacttctcctcagtctgctgGATGGGGAGCCATGGCGACTTCCGGTCAGGGCGGACCTGTTGTCTCAGATGCAGGGGAGGATTTGGCACCCATCTCCAGGCCGTCTGCAGCTCACAGTGTTGCCACTGAAGGCACAGTTTCTCCGCGGTGCAAGGAGGCTGCGTCTCCCGCTGCGGAGGCCAGCGGCAGCATGGGACCTCCCACTGGTGTTGAAGGCCCTAAGCTGGCGACCTTTCGAGCCCAGGTGTGCGGCTCCACTAAAACTAGTGTCCCTCAAGACGTCCTTTCTGTTGGCAATAACAACAGCTAAGCGGGTCAGTGAGCTCCACGCTCTTGCCATCACCCCTACTTGCCTGCGCTGGAAGGCAGATGGGTCTGGGGTGACACTGTGGCCGAACATAGCCTTTCTCCCTAAGGTTCTTCCCCCTGGCTATGTGAATACGGCCATCGAACTGGGGGCTTACTGCCCTCCTCCTTTTCAGTCCGAGGAACAGAGGCTGGCGAACATGCTGTGCCCAGTTCGGGCACTGCAGCTGTACATTGTTGCTACGGGTGCTATTCGGCGATCAGAccagctgtttgtctgtcatgggGGACAGAACAGGGGGCGGGCCCTTTCGAAGCACAGGCTGTCGCATTGGGTCGTCGATGCCATTGCGCTGGCTTATGAATCTGTGGGGGCTGCGGCCCCCTCGGGCGTTAGGTGCCACTCTAGGAGCGTGTCCGCATCCTTGGCGGCAATGAAGGGGGTACCACTAACAGAGATCTGTGCAGTGGCATCATGGGCGACACCATGCACGTTTGCACGATTCTACCGCCTCAACGTAGCACCCGAATCTGCACTGGCTTCGGCAATCCTGCCTCTGGCTTCATCTACCTCCTGAGAGGGGAGTGAGTACTGCGTTCCTCGTGACATCGCTGGCATAAGTcatccactttgtttactgccactggcagtcaggAAGGAATGAAACAGAGCAGCACAGGTGGTGGCAATGAATAATCAGCAGGGAAAGGAGGGAGAGTGGGTGGAAAGACCAAGGCAGAACTGAACGGAAGTTACTCTGTAACTATGGTTCTGTGAATTCCTGCCTTGGTCTTTCCACCCACTCTCCCTCCTTTCCCTGCTGATTATTCAATGCCACCACCTGTGCTGCTCTCTATTTGAACACCTGCTCTGCACCTGCTTAGAGGGAGATTGTCTGCCTTGTCACAGCTTTCAAGCCTTCCAAGTCCAAGTATTTACCAGCCTTTTGGCCCTGCCTGTCCttgaccacttttttttttttttgccttgctCTTACCTGTCTGTGAGTAGTTTTTGATCTCTTGTTGCCAAACCTTGCCTGACTCTGATTAGGCTGACTGGATTCTGCATCTCTGCTGCCTGTGAGACCTTCCGTGTATGACCCTGGACTTCCTATCGACCACGAATTATTGGATGGTGGATACAAGTGGCTCTGCTTTCAGGGAACTTCCCCAGGACCTCAAGGCCCCACATTCagccctgcagcagcaggattCTTGGATCCAGAGAGACCCCGAGCCCGGGTAATCtcccacagtttttttttttttttttttctggctttcaTCCTGTCAGAACTCACccccgtttttgtttttcagtacaAAACTGGGCCACTCTAGACATGATCTCTTTATGAACTCTTAATAAAAAATCTTGTCACTTTATCCTTGTGTAGGGTTCAGGctcttttcctccaaatgttATATCTACAACGGATTACCTTTTATGtccacctgattcaagatggttgccatagCCAATTGATCTTAGCCTATGCAAAAATGGTTatattttagtcagttttacagataataaaatttggtgtggcaatAGCATGAAGTCATTCCCAACaaactttgagcactaacagactgtGCAAGACACTATAATACTGCTTGAGACTGTTCATTAGAATATTATAATATGCATTACTTTAAggtatgctaggcctttattatttttaattaccaTCATTCAGTGATAGAAGACAAGTTAAGAACGGCAATTTAAGAAAGTTACAGAGGGTTGTAAAAATGGTAGTGTTAGAGGGGCTGTGTCTCTATCTAGTTTACACCATAAAAagtgtaacttttacacttttatctCAAACTGTTATGTTTTTCAGCCATCTACAGTCTGTTTTCCTACTGctataaataatacaaagacCTGGCTGGTGTTAATAGCAGCCTAAGCTTGAACTGTAGTCTGTCAGTCGTTGAGAAGCGGTGCGGAATCACATGGTGTTAAGAATCCAGTACCCGTGTACAGATGGCAGATGTCATGTGCTTCTGTAGTGCTTGGGACACAATACAACAGTCCTCCCTTTGGGTCTCGGACAACCAGAACTTTCACAACATGCGCGGGAGCCCTCGTGTACCCAACGGTTCCAACATCAGACCACTGTGACCCCAGTTCTATGATATGACCATCATGCAGGCTCACAATGTGACTCCTGTCAAACACCCATCAAGTTCTGGAAATTCTGCATCAATGAGGCATCCTCTTTGTCTGCTGATCTTCACACGCTGTTTTGACTGATTGTCAGAGACACTTGCAACTGCCTGAGCATATTTAAGGTCCCTTGTCCACACCAGAGCTCTTctttaacagaaacacaatggatcatgtgttttgttttgttctttaaggTTAGTCTACatctgagcagaaaacaaactggGTTTTAGATgccaaacaaaaattaacacaTTACTTTCACAAAACTGTGATAAGCATCCTTACTAAAATGGTTAAAAGCGTAAATAAAAGGAGGGGTCGTATATTGTAACACAATGGTAAAAATGCCAAAATAGCCATGCTTTAGTGAATTCTGCTTTCaaagccaataaaaacaaaacatattccCAGCATGCTTTTGATCTGAAAGTCCTGCCAGGAACTAGCCCTCcgccctttttttttccttttgcgtAACATGGTCATAAAGATAAGGGTAATTTCTTAAGCCTCTATTGGGGAAATTACCATAAAAGAGCACAGGTGTAAGGAACTCAAACGTCAGTGAAAGAAGTTTGCTCTTCGGGGGGAGGGATATAAGGACCTGTTTCTGAGATTATATTTCACATTACAGTACTTCATGGATCCCAAGCAGATGGCAAGCGCTCCTCCTGGATGGACTGAAGAGAAAGCCCACATGGGTCAGTCTTCTCTTCCTCCGCCCTACCAGACCAGTCCGTACCAAGGACCCCTACATCCTAATACAGCATACCCACCGCAGCCACAGGTAAGGACTACACAAAGAAAATTAgactaaaacataaaaggttTGTGGCTTTAACTGTGAAAAATTACTAGTTTTCCCTTGTACGTAAGcaacagtgttaaaaaaaactttacattttctacATAATCagactctttctttctttttttgttaagctCTAAGTTGAgttatttgttcatgtttttgtctgtctgcacaTTTATTCATGCCAAATAAGGGTTTGGAAGGGGGGTGAGGAAGCCAGATAGTGATTTTATTCCGTAAATTGTCATTGGATCTAAGCAGAAACGTTCAATATGTAtcaatatatataaatcaaTATATATTTTCATCATATATGTGCTACTTTCCGCCTGGTGTAGTtagtaaaacagctgcagcaccaGAACTTAGACTTTGGACGAGTCAGAGTAATTTATATTGGGCCTCATATTTAAGTTATTATGATTGCTACACCTTCTGGTTGCAAAACAGAATCTTTTAAGTGTAGCATCTTTTTTACTGTTCGTAggatagttttctttttttacaataaaggtTCACTGTTGTTTCTTCTGTAGATTCCTGCAATTTTAGAGCTGTTGATGTCCTGAAACCAGTTCCTGCTGCTTCTTTAGGCTCTCAGTAACAAGCTAAACTCAGCAGGATGAGGGAGGCAGTAATTTAACCGTAATCTCATAATACAGCAGCACACCCAGTTTGTTCTCACtcattaatttattctttttttccatgacAGCTTTACTGTGTTCAGGGTCACTGAGGGGCGGAGATTACCTGAAGTCTTTAGGAggatgagatttatttttacaaagagggatgaaaaaaaagatatgtgAATGAATAAGAAATAAGATGAGgtggtgaaaaagaaaattttaacgGCTAAGCAAATATGaggaaatattaaacaaatactgtaaaagACTAAAGCTGGATTTTCAGCTGATGTCACTGTTATTTGTAATCATTATGaactaaataaacattaactggcatttaaattatttacatagCAATTATTATAGTCTACaaccaaagacaaaaagcagaaatgtttctgctcatgtctctctgtgtgtttgtctgttagcgaaatatctgatgaaccaccaggcggatttttattaaaattttcagaaagttttcatTAGATGtgtgtctacaactgattaactttcagagtcaagccaattcaagatggccaccacatccaaATGACCTTAGGAAACCCAAAGatggctacagctcagccaattttacagatagtgagctaaaacttggccTGGTGGTaactgagcatcatccccaacacatactccaagcactacacaCTACAATGGACCATTTCTTCCATaactgacaaaaacagcaactgaaGATTGTAACTGGTTAGCACTGTCGTCTCACAGCAAGAGAGtctctggtttccttccacagtccaaaaatatgcatgtggTGATTTGGGGTTGAtcttaggtgtgtgtgtttgcctgagTGGTTATTCGTCTCTGCGTCTGGACCGTCAGTCACCTGTTGACCGCTGAGGACAGGAACcaggtacagaaaatggatgaatggttcTTCTGCTGAACATCTGATCTATCCGTGCCTCCATCTGTGCTTTGTGCTTGCCTAATTCAGTTCTGGGCCGCTGGGAGTTGGTGTCTAGCAGTCAGCACCCAAAATATGGGGTACACCGTGGACAGATCACCAGTCCATCCCAGGGCTTTATTTTCCACTAACTGTGTTATTTAGTGGCTAAATCAGGTAAATGACTTGTATCTGTATTTTGTGCTTCCTGTCTTCAGGATTTTGGAGCTCTGCCACAGTATGGTATGAGATACGACCAGCAGTACTCACCGCAGCCGGGCATCGTCACTGTACAGCCTGTCGTAGCTGTGACTCGAGCCCCTCTGGAGTACCCAGTCAACGACTACTTGGGCTACTCCATCTTCACCTtgctctgctgctgcctgcCGCTTGGAATTGCTGCCCTCATCCACTCCATCTCAGTgagttttgaatttaaaataaagatgagcTAGATACATTTGTGCTGTCTTTGGAGATTCAACCCATAGGACTTGGAACAAATTGTGTAACGACGTGCCCAGAGATCCATATGAAATCAGACCTTTGCTAAGTTATGTCACAGTACTGTGCAGAAATATGATACCTGTATACAGTACAGATAATATATGTTGTGCATGGCAAGATACAGAATATTAGTGGCAAAAATAGGCTCAAAGTAGTCCTTCAACAATTTCACTCTGGTCTTCAgcatcttcatttaaaaaaatctaataaaataaataaaagctaaaaaacataATATATATTGTCTTGTTACAAGTTTACAAATAAGCCTTTTTATTGATGAATTCATCCCTACATAtttttttgccttgtttttaaggttaaatgacaaacaaatgaaagataATGTgtcca is a genomic window of Kryptolebias marmoratus isolate JLee-2015 linkage group LG16, ASM164957v2, whole genome shotgun sequence containing:
- the LOC108232261 gene encoding proline-rich transmembrane protein 1-like codes for the protein MDPKQMASAPPGWTEEKAHMGQSSLPPPYQTSPYQGPLHPNTAYPPQPQDFGALPQYGMRYDQQYSPQPGIVTVQPVVAVTRAPLEYPVNDYLGYSIFTLLCCCLPLGIAALIHSISVRDANARGDRTAAEQNSRTARILNHVALAFGLLAFISSIIIVVVTITGMY